AGGCGTGGTCCACACCTCCAATCTCGATTCGTTCTGGTCGCTCGTGAAGCGGGGTATCGTGGGCTCGTTCCACAATGTCTCGAAGGAATACCTGCCGCTCTACCTCAACGAGTTCAGTTTCCGACATAACCACCGGGACGATGCGATGATCTTTGATAAGATCGTAGCAGGATGCTGAGAACGCGGCCGTGGCAAAGAAGAAATCGAAAGCCAAAAGCTCCCGCGTTCCAGCAACGAAAGAGCCCAAACCGGAAAAGCGCGAGCGATTGAAACCTATATCGCTCGCGCCTCTGACGTTCGATGGGGCAATGGAGGCGATTATTCTAGGCTCGGCGCGGAAGAAGTCGGACCCGTAAGATCGCTAGCTAAATTTAGTTGCGTCCATCCCCATGTATACATCCGAAGAACGAGTCGCGTCATAAGCGCAGCCTCAGGGACATCCGTGGGGAGTATTCGGAGAAATATTGTTACCGGATCAGGACCCTCTTCATCGCCGTGCATTCGCACCCACGCATGTCGCACGTTACCCGGAAAGGCGTCGGCAGTGAGCACTTTGAATTTTGTACCGACAAACTCGGGCGCCGTCGTATCGAAGAGGTCTTGCGTGCCCTTTGGAATAAGTTCGCTAGCCGAAATAAGTAGATCCTCGAAATGATTTGTTCCTATATGGATTGCTGTTTCGTTGGTTCCACGCCAGCGAGCCTTACACCGAATCTGGCCGCCATCCTTCAGTCTAAATCCCAAATGCGCCGTGAAGGTATCCGGCTTTCCGTCGTTATGAATGGTTACAAACGTTTCTTGCACGATCTGACCAGGATCAGCGGCAGTGATTCGTAGTCGAGGGCCACGCCAAAGCCGTACACGATCGCGGAGATCTAACGCGGCAAGGAAGATTGCTAGAACGACAGCTACGGTGCAGAGGCCGATGACCACCGCAACAGGGGCTGGCTGTTCCGCAAGATAGGCCCAAGCGGCCATCGCTAAACCAGCCGCACCGGACAGGATCGGGGCAAGCGTGGTCCAATTCTGGAACCACGCGGATGCGAAGCCACCCAGCCGTTCGATGATTCGGTTGGCCATCCCGCCTGCTCTACCAGCCTTTCGCGCCTGAGGCTCCCCGCACTTGCAAGCTTGTACCTACAAGCGATATTCCCCTGACGCGGCGCATCGTTAGGCTTCTGCCCGTTCGGGCCCTTGGTGTCAAGTCCAGCATAATCGCCCATCGCGACCGATTGACGCCCGCCGCGGTTTGGTTGTACGTACAACCATATGCCCGGCCCCGACACCCTCGGCCCCTGCGCCTGCTATCGCGCCCGCAGCATGGCGCGCGCGATCACCGGCCTCTACGACGAGACGCTGGACGAGAGCGGACTGCGCGCGACGCAGCTCGCGATCCTGGCGGCGATCCGCCAGCACGGTGCCGTCAGCATGCAGGTGCTGGCTGCCGAGCTGGACATCGATCCGAGCACGATGACGCGCACGCTGCTTCCGATGGAGCGCGAAGGGTACGTCGCGTCGGAGCAAGGCGAGGACCGCCGCGTTCGCGAGCTGGTGCTGACCGCCAAGGGGCATCGAAAGCTCGCCGAAGCCGGGCGCCTGTGGGCGAAGGCCCAGGAGAGACTGCGCCTCAAGATCGGCAGCGAGCGGTTCGAACGGCTGCTCGAGGACATGGACGAGGTGCTCACCGCGCTGCGCGAGACCGAACCCGAGCAGGTCAAAGCGGGGCAAGAAGCAGACAGCGAATAGTTGCACGCACAAGGATTGCGACGCGACCCCCGCCGTCGCGGGCGCGCAGTCGCTCCAGCATCGCATGTCCTGGCGCAGTGGCACAGCACGACGACAGCAAGGAGAGAATGATGGGAATGACGAGCACTATGAGCACGACGAGCATGACGACCGCTGTCCACCCCTCGGTTTCGTCCACGCCGATCCCGCGAGACGCCAAGGACCTCGCAACCGTCTGCGTGCTGTGCAGCCACAACTGCGGCATTCGCGTCGACGTTGCCGACAACCGCATCGTCGCCGTCCGGCCCGACAAGACGAGCCCGATCACTGCGGGGTACATCTGCAACAAGGCGGTCACCGTCGTGAACTATGCGCACCACGAGCAGAGGCTGGACCACCCGCTGAGACGCCGCGCCGACGGCACCTTCGAGCGCATCGACTGGGACACCGCCGTCTCGGAAATTGCCGCGAAGCTGACGCAGGTCCGGCGCGACCACGGCGGGCGCGCGATCGGCCTGGTCGGCATCGGCGGGCAGGCCAACCACCTCGACGGGCCGTGGGCGCTTTCGTTCCTCAAGTCGGTCGGCTCGCGGCGCTGGTTCAACGCGTACGGCCAGGAGAAAACGCAGCACAATCTCGTGGACTTCTGGATGCTGGACGCTCCACCGGCGGCCTTCATGCACGCCGACCTCGCGCGCACCAAGTACCTGCTCGTGCTCGGCACCAACCCGAAGATCAGCAACCGCGGCCACAACGCGAACGAGTATTTCAAGAAAGCCGGCGGCGGCGAGCGCAAGATCGTCGTGCTCGATCCGCGCGTCACCGAGACGACGAAGACCGCCGACCAGCACCTTCGCGTGCGGCCCGGCGGCGACGTCTATTTCCTTGCCGCGATGGCGGCCGCGATCGTGCAGCGCGAGCTGTACGACAGCGTATTCGTCGAGCAGCGCACCTCCGGCTTCGCCGAGCTGCGCGACGCGCTCGCGTCGATCGACATCGACGAGATGGCTTCGCGCGCCGGCCTCGACGCGGCCGCGATCCTTGCGGTGGCCGAGGAGTTCGCGTGCGCCGAGTCCGCGTCCGTGCTGTGGGACCTCGGCGTCGAAATGACGCCGTTCTCGACGCTGATCTCCTATCTCATCCGCGTCGTCTCGACGCTGACGGGCAATCTCGGCAGAAGCGGCGGCAACGTCTTCTATGCGATCTTCCAGCCGAGCGACCGCAGCGACAACCGCTTCGAGGAGCCCGAACGGGCGCTGGCGTCGGGGATCCAGGCGATTCGCGCGCTCGGCAACGCCGCGATGTTCTCGCCGACGCTGGTTCCCGAGGAGGTGATGCTCGACCACCCGGAGCGCCTGCGCGCGCTGGTCGTCGAGTCGTCCAATCCGTTCCTTTCATACTCGGACACCGGGGCCTGGCGCGAGGCGAGGGAAAAGCTCGACCTTCTCGTCGTCATCGACACGTCGATGACGGAGACGGCGCGCGTGGCCGACTACGTGCTGCCGGCGCCGTGCGGCTACGAGAAATGGGAGTCGGCGCTGTTTCCCAAGGGGTATCCGCAGATTCCGGTGCAGCTTCGCCCGCCGGTGATCGCGGGGCCGGCCGAAGCGCTGCCCGAAGCGGAGATCTACATGCGCATCCTCGAAGCGATGGGACTGCTGCTGGCGGTTCCCGAGGAGCTCGCGAGCC
This region of Candidatus Binatia bacterium genomic DNA includes:
- a CDS encoding molybdopterin-dependent oxidoreductase, with amino-acid sequence MTSTMSTTSMTTAVHPSVSSTPIPRDAKDLATVCVLCSHNCGIRVDVADNRIVAVRPDKTSPITAGYICNKAVTVVNYAHHEQRLDHPLRRRADGTFERIDWDTAVSEIAAKLTQVRRDHGGRAIGLVGIGGQANHLDGPWALSFLKSVGSRRWFNAYGQEKTQHNLVDFWMLDAPPAAFMHADLARTKYLLVLGTNPKISNRGHNANEYFKKAGGGERKIVVLDPRVTETTKTADQHLRVRPGGDVYFLAAMAAAIVQRELYDSVFVEQRTSGFAELRDALASIDIDEMASRAGLDAAAILAVAEEFACAESASVLWDLGVEMTPFSTLISYLIRVVSTLTGNLGRSGGNVFYAIFQPSDRSDNRFEEPERALASGIQAIRALGNAAMFSPTLVPEEVMLDHPERLRALVVESSNPFLSYSDTGAWREAREKLDLLVVIDTSMTETARVADYVLPAPCGYEKWESALFPKGYPQIPVQLRPPVIAGPAEALPEAEIYMRILEAMGLLLAVPEELASLAPLASTAEGRGFFLMTAMGQAPAVAAAGLDVETQLLAWGYRVLGPALPAPGLVAVYLLSQKNAMSRPDDIVRALGAQWEGKSAFELGEEIFRLMLAHPEGVTIAALDPDRNFEAHVGWEDGRVRLAVPEMLGELERAIVTPREDRDYPYVLSNGLRTRWTANTIQRDPSWRKGSGPHCPLSVHPEDAAALGIGEGDRATLTTNRGSVVMPVALDDRLRRGQVAMPNGFGMITGYDEQGRAIHDGINGNELTDVADRDPFTGIPHHRFVRCRVEKTAAAAAA
- a CDS encoding MarR family winged helix-turn-helix transcriptional regulator; protein product: MARAITGLYDETLDESGLRATQLAILAAIRQHGAVSMQVLAAELDIDPSTMTRTLLPMEREGYVASEQGEDRRVRELVLTAKGHRKLAEAGRLWAKAQERLRLKIGSERFERLLEDMDEVLTALRETEPEQVKAGQEADSE